One part of the Rhodococcus oxybenzonivorans genome encodes these proteins:
- a CDS encoding MOSC domain-containing protein: MSAGAGAAGEVLAICVLHTERDSGIRRVERTAIDKRPVDGPIRVTATGLAGDYVCDTKYHGGPFKAVYAYQEDEARRWEADLGRELPPGWFGENLRVRGVPTSDAVIGERLRIGTTELEVDSPRTPCRTFAVWAGEEHWVKRFTQRGDTGAYLRVVTEGSISAGDTVHRHHVPAHGVTVRDLFTGRDAERCAALLAQQEDLSPAAAQMARRIVERAGIAEPEDRVTT, encoded by the coding sequence AGGTGCTGGCCATCTGTGTCCTGCACACCGAGCGGGACAGTGGTATCCGACGCGTGGAACGCACGGCTATCGACAAGCGTCCCGTGGACGGTCCGATACGGGTGACGGCAACCGGGCTGGCAGGCGACTACGTCTGCGACACCAAGTACCACGGCGGCCCGTTCAAAGCCGTGTACGCGTATCAGGAAGACGAGGCGCGGCGGTGGGAGGCGGACCTCGGCCGCGAGTTACCACCGGGCTGGTTCGGCGAAAATCTGCGGGTACGCGGCGTCCCGACGAGCGACGCGGTGATCGGGGAGCGTTTGCGGATCGGCACCACCGAGCTGGAAGTCGACAGCCCCCGGACGCCCTGCCGCACCTTTGCGGTGTGGGCAGGCGAGGAGCACTGGGTCAAGCGCTTCACTCAGCGCGGGGACACGGGGGCCTACCTGCGGGTGGTGACGGAAGGGTCGATCAGTGCCGGTGACACCGTGCACCGCCACCATGTACCCGCGCACGGTGTCACCGTGCGTGATCTCTTCACCGGCCGCGACGCCGAGCGCTGCGCCGCTCTCCTCGCGCAGCAGGAGGATCTCTCGCCGGCCGCCGCCCAGATGGCCCGGCGCATCGTCGAGCGAGCGGGCATCGCCGAGCCGGAGGACAGGGTGACGACGTGA